A genomic segment from Nicotiana tabacum cultivar K326 chromosome 9, ASM71507v2, whole genome shotgun sequence encodes:
- the LOC142163914 gene encoding uncharacterized protein LOC142163914, which yields MARDMTVPWLVGGDFNITWDVEENFGGLPVSLNEVDDFRHCVNTCNLVDLGFKESIFTWWNGKAKEDCIFKRLDRCLANIEFQQTFTRLEVTHLSKIGSDHSSLLLKYDIRGALVKKAFRFLKFWIKHDSFKAVVRENWHTNFNANPFIIFNYKLKKLKKALSTWSKATYGDIFQKSASPEEVVMGKVQADLIRYLALEEEFWKQKVGMAWFNDGDRNTKFFHAQVNGQRNRLRPRRIQKRLGNWIDDHEEMEDEAVNFFKVQF from the exons ATGGCTAGAGATATGACTGTCCCATGGCTTGTTGGTGGTGATTTTAATATAACATGGGATGTGGAAGAAAATTTTGGGGGACTGCCAGTATCATTGAACGAGGTAGATGATTTTAGGCATTGCGTCAATACTTGCAACTTGGTAGATCTTGGCTTCAAAGAGAGTATTTTCACTTGGTGGAATGGAAAGGCAAAAGAAGACTGTATCTTCAAAAGACTGGATCGATGTCTGGCTAATATTGAATTTCAGCAAACTTTCACAAGATTGGAAGTCACTCATTTGTCCAAGATTGGTTCAGACCATAGTTCTTTGTTATTGAAATATGATATCAGGGGTGCTTTAGTGAAGAAAGCTTTTAGGTTTCTTAAATTTTGGATCAAACATGATTCATTTAAAGCTGTGGTGAGAGAGAACTGGCACACAAACTTCAATGCAAATCCATTTATCATTTTCAACTACAAGCTGAAAAAGCTGAAAAAGGCTCTGTCGACTTGGAGTAAAGCCACATATGGGGATATCTTTCAGAAAAGTGCAAGTCCGGAGGAGGTTGTTATG GGAAAGGTTCAAGCAGATTTGATTAGATACCTTGCATTGGAAGAGGAGTTTTGGAAACAAAAAGTAGGTATGGCATGGTTTAACGATGGAGATAGAAACACCAAATTTTTTCATGCTCAAGTAAATGGTCAAAGGAACAGATTGCGACCGAGACGTATCCAAAAAAGACTTGGAAACTGGATTGACGATCACGAAGAGATGGAGGATGAAGCTGTAAATTTCTTCAAGGTACAGTTTTGA